AATATGTCGGCTGGAGTCATTACAGGAGATTTTTTGCGATTGACGAGACAAAATATTTAATTGATAAAATTTTCAAGCCCGCTGACTCAATCAAAGACTATAGAGTTAATTCTGACAAGATTATAAATATTTTAGAATCCGGCAAAATTATTTTATCTAAACAAGTAACTCCCTCGCCGTTCTCATTATATGTAAATTATTGCATAAATCACTATAGTGAAGATTATAATGCTCTCAAGAATATTATTGCGTCAAAATTTCCGGATTATTATGACTCGTTTATTCACGTCATGGAAGATAATAATAAAATCTCGCTTTACTGCATGTTCATAATGAAATATGACGAGTTCGAGAAATATTGCCAGTGGCTTTTTGCTGTCTTGAATGCCGTAGAGCCTGAAATTCCCTATAAATTCTATAAGCCCTATCAAAAAAGGGTGCTTGCTTTCATGGCTGAGAGATTGTTAAATATCTATATCGCGAAAAATAAATTAAAGCCTCACTATTCAAATATATATTATTATGAGACTGATCCCGCAAAAATTGAGAGTGAGAGACCAAAATTTTTTAAGAGTTTATTTACTCTGATCAAGAATAAAATTTTATTCTCGTTATATGCGCTTGGCCCTGAAAGACTGCGCCGTATCTTCAGACGCAGGAAATAATAAAGCGAGTCCCGCGAATCTCTCACAGAACCCGCTAAAAATTTTGTGATTAATTATGCCGCTTCTATCTTGCTGACTTCATAACCGGCCTCTTCTATAACTTCTTTGAACTCTGAGTCCGTTACATCGCCTGAAAGAGTTACAAGCGCGCAATTTTTTGACAAACTGACTTCTGCGTCACTTACTGATTTAAGGCTCATTAATGCCTCGTGAACATGTGCCGCGCACTTCTCGCAGCCCATTCCTTCAATGTGAATTAATTTTTTCATCATAGTGTGTGTATATTCTCCATTCCGGGTCTATTTGGTCTATATGTCTTGACATAAAATATTAACGCGAATAACAAGGCAACAGCTGCACCGATTCCATAAGCTAAATTTTTCTCAAGCATTAAATAACATTCGGGGGCAATACAGAAATATGTAACACTTACTGCGCTCATGAATGTCGCCGGGATTGCAGCTATCAAACTTGCACGAGCTCCGACTTCCTGTGCGAGAAATACCGCGCCCGCCCATAATGCGATCATCGCTAGAGTCTGATTCGACCATGAGAAATAACGCCATACTATTCCATAATCTAAGAATGAAATAAAATAACCTATTGCAAGAAGAGGCACAGCAAGCATAAGACGCGGTCCCATACCTTTTTGATCAATCTTGAACCAGTCAGCAAGAGTTAATCTAGCACTCCTGAAAGCCGTATCTCCTGAAGTAATCGGACATGCAACAACACCGAGTAATGCAAGAGCCGCACCTAAATTTATAGCAAAACTATGCGAGAAGAAATTTATTACTGCATTTATCGGCCCTAAGAGTCCCACTGAAATTTGATAGACTGATGTAGAATTTCCGCCCTTGACTGCTAATAATCCAGCCGTCGAGAAGCCGTCCTTCATTGTATTATAGAATGCTATACCAGCTGATGCCCATATTAAAGCAATTGCACCTTCTGCGACCATTGCACCGTAAAATACAAATCTCCCCTTGCGTTCTGAAGTCAAGCAGCGAGCCATTAACGGAGATTGAGTCGCGTGGAATCCCGAAATCGCCCCGCATGCTACTGTGATAAACATTAACGGCCATATCGGAGTCGTGGCTGCATTCGGGTGCATGTTATAAAATCCTTCCCATAATTCAATCAT
This Synergistaceae bacterium DNA region includes the following protein-coding sequences:
- a CDS encoding carbon starvation protein A, producing MYSFLGGLVILILGYMIYGAIVDKLFGPDDRKTPCVEHPDGVDFVPISAGRAFLIQLLNIAGLGPIFGALSGAIWGPQVYLWIVFGTIFAGGVHDYLVGMLSVRNNGASVSEITGKYLGGFMLQIMRLFSVVLLVMVGVVFMVGPAGLLAIMITQGTGASVGASAGTAAATVWGYNTKEWVEILTIVILIYYFLATLLPIDKIIAKFYPIFGFCLIFMAIGIGGVTVANHINGTKPMIELWEGFYNMHPNAATTPIWPLMFITVACGAISGFHATQSPLMARCLTSERKGRFVFYGAMVAEGAIALIWASAGIAFYNTMKDGFSTAGLLAVKGGNSTSVYQISVGLLGPINAVINFFSHSFAINLGAALALLGVVACPITSGDTAFRSARLTLADWFKIDQKGMGPRLMLAVPLLAIGYFISFLDYGIVWRYFSWSNQTLAMIALWAGAVFLAQEVGARASLIAAIPATFMSAVSVTYFCIAPECYLMLEKNLAYGIGAAVALLFALIFYVKTYRPNRPGMENIHTL
- a CDS encoding DUF4422 domain-containing protein, with translation MPENNSLLKILVCYYNAYQMPNLDDKILLPIQAGRAVNPVDLNIQPDNEINGQPCDNISSKNDCYSELTGLYWAWKNLRKLYPDIKYVGWSHYRRFFAIDETKYLIDKIFKPADSIKDYRVNSDKIINILESGKIILSKQVTPSPFSLYVNYCINHYSEDYNALKNIIASKFPDYYDSFIHVMEDNNKISLYCMFIMKYDEFEKYCQWLFAVLNAVEPEIPYKFYKPYQKRVLAFMAERLLNIYIAKNKLKPHYSNIYYYETDPAKIESERPKFFKSLFTLIKNKILFSLYALGPERLRRIFRRRK
- a CDS encoding heavy-metal-associated domain-containing protein codes for the protein MMKKLIHIEGMGCEKCAAHVHEALMSLKSVSDAEVSLSKNCALVTLSGDVTDSEFKEVIEEAGYEVSKIEAA